In Babylonia areolata isolate BAREFJ2019XMU chromosome 19, ASM4173473v1, whole genome shotgun sequence, a single window of DNA contains:
- the LOC143293704 gene encoding uncharacterized protein LOC143293704 has translation MEHAHAGHFLFHLVLFCLTYSSVAGTDLELRLYGERNATEGRVEVRRAGGVWGGICNNDFDSRDATVVCRQLKKGTNGMVMKNNRRWKLPENMYLDKMECVGNESSIEFCRHGGWGDYSCRSSKAVSVICFDGDVEVRLRGGPSNKEGRVEVQLGDGDWGGVCDFDFDNKDATVVCRQLNEGAKGMYMRNAQHGKPSVMHLDELDCDGTESNIGHCKHPGWKETTCSSRDAISVVCYDGDIEARLIGGPNSQEGRLEVRLRDGDWGSVCGKYFADREASVVCRQLNKGVSGKALKDVSYKPPPTTMHLDDVDCGGTEHSIGLCGNRGWGNKICEPHVGIRCIGGMSSTIPTTRSFFTSTSTAFPDIFSFFDNGVSSLKPTTRSRSTSTSTVLSSLKPTTRSRSTSTVLSSLKPTTRSSSTSTSTSTVLSSLKPTTRSSSTSSSTVSVETTTKPLTESSITDVLRNKTKSKVTEQTVAQTRKVLEQQANPAAADVVAVADIVDRASQLKNVSVQTARNLLKIVDSVAQLNQSVLHESNSVGNTTNRLIGAVEQLADKVSLEEGPVLLKTNTTVLRVWNLTAASQSPFLGLQLRSNGELVNGSSAVNNQSDVDTHADVEAAVLLPGDIGRRIVDANPGMDIRVSASVIKRTHLFRADERTGSTGTDTSKSQSAEGDGPTSGASLNSIVVSLRITVNGEPVTNLSAYGQDKNVTMVFRPLQHLDLRRTAERRKWTQCVFWDFALREGMGGWSTDGCYAGSVESEKVICLCNHLTNFAILMDLYGQEVKVDRVHDDLLRMISTVGLIFSICGLSLTLLAFILVKKLHSSLPQQTLFNTALAMLLSWVTFMAGIDRVEDHVCCVAVAMLLHYFILVTFLWMLAQAVLQYAMLVKVRKSPFTRYMLKAGLPAWGLPFLPVIIVSAINVELYRGGEKYCWMSTRAFYYAFLAPIAVIIAINVVIYVLVVVSICRRPNMSSGGTSYTAISVRASVSCFVVLGLSWTFAFFALEDARVVFQYLFACTTSFQGFLIFLLYTARDPNVRAFCLDKMRKRRDSSSGLARDRGSGPSGPRPEVMKSASTKETSFIRFK, from the exons ATGGAGCATGCACATGCTGGACACTTCCTGTTTCACCTGGTCCTGTTCTGCTTG ACTTACAGTTCCGTAGCTGGTACGG ACCTAGAGCTACGTTTATATGGCGAACGCAACGCCACAGAGGGACGCGTGGAGGTACGACGGGCTGGCGGTGTCTGGGGCGGCATTTGTAACAATGACTTTGACAGCAGAGACGCCACCGTCGTGTGTCGGCAGCTCAAAAAGGGTACCAACGGAATG GTCATGAAGAATAATCGGCGTTGGAAGTTACCGGAAAATATGTATCTTGACAAGATGGAATGTGTTGGGAATGAGTCAAGCATAGAATTCTGCAGACATGGAGGCTGGGGGGATTACAGCTGTCGTTCTTCAAAAGCTGTCAGCGTCATCTGCTTCGATGGCG ATGTAGAGGTTCGTTTACGTGGCGGGCCCAGCAATAAAGAGGGACGTGTGGAGGTCCAACTGGGTGACGGTGACTGGGGCGGCGTTTGTGATTTTGATTTTGACAACAAAGACGCCACCGTCGTGTGTCGACAGCTTAATGAAGGAGCCAAGGGAATG TACATGCGGAATGCACAGCATGGGAAGCCCTCTGTGATGCATCTTGACGAGCTGGACTGTGATGGGACAGAATCAAACATAGGACATTGCAAACATCCGGGCTGGAAGGAAACCACCTGTAGTAGTAGAGACGCTATCAGCGTCGTCTGCTACGACGGCG ATATAGAAGCACGTTTAATTGGCGGACCCAACAGCCAAGAGGGACGCTTGGAAGTCCGACTGCGTGACGGTGACTGGGGCAGCGTTTGTGGAAAATATTTTGCCGACAGAGAGGCCAGCGTGGTGTGCCGGCAGCTTAACAAAGGCGTCAGTGGAAAG GCCTTGAAGGATGTTTCATACAAGCCGCCACCAACCACGATGCATCTTGACGACGTGGATTGTGGTGGGACGGAACACAGCATAGGACTCTGCGGAAATCGTGGCTGGGGAAACAAAATCTGTGAACCTCATGTCGGCATCCGATGCATCGGAGGCA TGTCTTCAACGATACCAACTACACGGTCATTCTTCACTTCCACCTCTACTGCTTTTCCTgacatcttttccttttttgacaATGGAG TGTCTTCACTGAAGCCAACAACACGGTCacgctccacctccacctccactgtCT TGTCTTCACTGAAACCAACAACACGGTCACGCTCCACCTCCACTGTCT TGTCTTCACTGAAGCCAACAACAcggtcctcctccacctccacctccacctccactgtCT tgtcttcactgaaaCCAACAACAaggtcctcctccacctcctcctctactGTCT CTGTTGAGACGACAACCAAACCACTGACGGAATCCAGTATAACAGATGTCTTGAGAAATAAAACGAAG TCGAAAGTAACCGAACAGACAGTTGCCCAAACCAGAAAGGTGCTGGAGCAGCAGGCAAATCCGGCAGCAGCAGATGTTGTGGCGGTGGCTGACATCGTTGATCGTGCATCGCAGCTCAAGAACGTCTCTGTTCAG ACAGCCAGAAACCTGCTAAAGATCGTGGACTCTGTGGCGCAACTGAACCAGTCCGTGTTGCACGAGTCCAACTCTGTGGGTAACACCACCAACAGGCTGATCGGTGCCGTGGAACAGCTGGCGGATAAGGTCAGCCTGGAGGAGGGACCGGTTCTCTTGAAGACCAACACCACCGTGCTGAGAGTCTGGAACCTCACCGCCGCTTCCCAGTCCCCTTTCCTGGGGCTTCAGCTGAGGTCGAATGGGGAGCTCGTAAACGGGTCCTCCGCGGTCAACAACCAATCAGATGTCGACACGCACGCCGATGTCGAAGCGGCCGTCTTGCTGCCAGGAGATATAGGTCGCAGGATTGtggatg CCAACCCTGGCATGGACATCAGAGTGTCAGCCAGCGTGATCAAGCGTACCCATCTCTTCCGAGCAGACGAGCGAACAGGCagtacaggcacagacacatccAAGTCCCAGTCCGCAGAAGGTGACGGGCCGACATCTGGAGCAAGTCTCAACAGCATTGTTGTCTCTCTGAGAATCACGGTGAATGGTGAGCCTGTGACTAACCTGTCTGCTTATGGTCAAGACAAAAACGTCACCATGGTCTTTCGACCACTGCAG CATCTGGATCTGAGGCGGACAGCAGAGCGTAGGAAGTGGACGCAGTGTGTGTTCTGGGACTTTGCACTGAGAGAGGGTATGGGAGGCTGGTCCACAGATGGTTGCTATGCGGGAAGCGTCGAGTCTGAGAAAGTTATTTGTCTCTGCAATCATCTGACCAACTTCGCTATCctcatg GACCTGTACGGACAAGAGGTGAAGGTGGACCGGGTGCACGATGACCTCCTCAGGATGATCAGCACTGTGGGGCTGATCTTTTCCATCTGTGGCTTGTCCCTTACACTTCTCGCCTTCATACTTGTCAA GAAACTGCACAGCAGCCTCCCCCAGCAGACCTTGTTCAACACGGCGCTCGCCATGCTCCTGTCCTGGGTGACCTTCATGGCGGGCATCGACCGCGTGGAGGACCACGTGTGCTGCGTGGCGGTGGCCATGCTGCTGCACTACTTCATCCTGGTCACCTTCCTCTGGATGCTGGCCCAAGCCGTGCTGCAGTACGCCATGCTGGTCAAGGTCAGGAAGAGCCCCTTCACCCGCTACATGCTCAAGGCCGGACTGCCAGCTTGGG gcttgcCTTTCCTTCCAGTCATCATCGTGTCTGCCATCAATGTTGAGCTGTACCGTGGAGGGGAGAAATA TTGCTGGATGTCAACGAGAGCGTTTTACTACGCCTTCCTGGCGCCTATCgccgtcatcatcgccatcaacgTTGTCATCTACGTGCTGGTGGTGGTCAGCATCTGTCGTCGGCCCAACATGAGCAGTGGTGGCACCAGTTATACTGCCATCAGCGTCCGTGCCTCTGTCAGCTGCTTCGTGGTGCTGG GTCTCAGCTGGACCTTTGCCTTCTTCGCTCTGGAGGACGCTCGCGTGGTGTTCCAGTATCTCTTCGCTTGCACCACCTCCTTCCAAggcttcctcatcttcctcctgtaCACGGCCCGTGACCCGAACGTGCGGGCCTTCTGCCTGGACAAGATGCGCAAGCGACGTGACAGCTCTTCCGGTTTGGCTCGTGATCGAGGAAGCGGCCCCTCGGGCCCTCGGCCTGAAGTGATGAAATCGGCTtccaccaaggagaccagctttATTCGTTTTAAGTGA